One region of Erwinia tracheiphila genomic DNA includes:
- the ptsN gene encoding PTS IIA-like nitrogen regulatory protein PtsN: MMNNELTLELSSILSLSCTRNDVHCQSKKRALEIISELAAKQLNLPHQTIFDAILTRERMGSTGIGNGIAIPHGKLVEDTLRAVGVFIRLDQPVAFDAIDNQPVDLLFALLVPADQCKTHLHTLSLVAKRLADKTVCRRLRAAQSDEELFEIMAESPDESH, encoded by the coding sequence ATGATGAACAATGAATTAACACTTGAATTGAGTTCGATCCTGAGCCTCTCATGCACCCGAAATGACGTCCATTGCCAAAGCAAGAAGCGGGCGCTGGAAATCATCAGCGAACTGGCTGCGAAACAACTTAATCTGCCACATCAAACTATTTTCGACGCTATCCTGACCCGTGAGCGTATGGGCAGTACAGGTATCGGAAACGGTATCGCCATTCCACACGGCAAGTTGGTTGAAGATACGCTGCGCGCGGTCGGAGTTTTTATCCGACTCGATCAGCCCGTCGCTTTCGATGCCATTGACAATCAACCGGTTGATTTGCTTTTTGCACTTCTGGTACCTGCAGATCAATGCAAAACACACTTACACACCTTGTCGCTTGTTGCTAAACGTCTTGCCGATAAAACGGTTTGCCGTCGCCTACGTGCGGCGCAGAGTGATGAAGAACTTTTCGAAATCATGGCAGAAAGTCCTGACGAGAGCCATTAG
- the hpf gene encoding ribosome hibernation promoting factor, with amino-acid sequence MQLNITGQNVEITEPLREFVTAKFAKLEQYFDRINQVYIVLKVEKVTQIADATLHVNAGELHATSEEKDMYAAIDGLIDKLTRQLNKHKDKLKQH; translated from the coding sequence ATGCAACTCAATATTACCGGACAGAATGTAGAAATCACTGAACCATTAAGGGAATTTGTAACGGCAAAATTTGCCAAGCTGGAGCAATATTTTGACCGGATCAATCAAGTGTATATTGTTCTCAAGGTGGAAAAGGTAACGCAAATTGCCGATGCAACACTGCATGTAAACGCGGGTGAGTTGCATGCCACTTCAGAAGAGAAAGACATGTATGCAGCGATTGATGGCCTGATTGATAAGCTGACGCGGCAGCTGAACAAACATAAAGACAAACTAAAGCAGCATTAA
- the rpoN gene encoding RNA polymerase factor sigma-54 has translation MKQGLQLRLSQQLAMTPQLQQAIRLLQLSTLELAQEIQQALESNPLLEQTEIHEEVDSREYQEKEELDTREALEQKDMPEELPLDATWDEIYTAGTPSGTGTDYHDDELPVYQGETTQSLQDYLTWQMDLTPFTDTDRAIATSIVDAVDDTGYLTVPLEDILESLGNEELTIEEVEAVLKRVQRFDPIGVCARDLRDCLMVQLSQFSPELPFLKEACLIVSEHLDLLANHDFRTLMRVTRLKEDVLKNAMQLIQSLDPRPGQSINTSEPEYVIPDVLVRKIATRWAVELNNDSVPRIKINQHYASLGGPGRNDNDSQFIRSNLQEAKWLIKSLESRNDTLLKVTRCIVDQQQAFFEQGEEFMRPMVLADIAEAVDMHESTISRVTTQKYLHSPRGIFELKYFFSSHVNTEGGGEASSTAIRALVRKLISAENPAKPLSDSKLTTLLSEQGIMVARRTVAKYRESLSIPPSNQRKQLV, from the coding sequence ATGAAGCAAGGTTTGCAACTCAGGCTTAGTCAACAGCTTGCCATGACGCCACAACTGCAACAGGCTATTCGTTTGTTGCAACTCTCTACGCTGGAACTAGCGCAGGAAATTCAGCAGGCCCTGGAAAGCAATCCATTGCTTGAACAAACCGAGATACATGAGGAAGTCGATTCTCGGGAGTATCAGGAAAAAGAAGAGCTGGATACGCGTGAAGCTCTCGAACAAAAGGACATGCCAGAAGAACTGCCGCTCGATGCTACGTGGGATGAAATTTACACGGCTGGCACCCCTTCAGGAACTGGCACTGATTATCATGATGATGAGCTTCCGGTTTATCAGGGTGAAACCACTCAGTCATTGCAGGATTACCTGACATGGCAGATGGATCTGACGCCCTTTACTGATACTGATCGTGCTATTGCCACTTCTATTGTGGATGCCGTCGATGATACCGGTTATCTGACAGTGCCACTTGAAGACATTTTGGAAAGTCTTGGCAATGAAGAGCTGACGATAGAAGAAGTGGAAGCCGTCCTCAAACGGGTGCAGCGTTTCGATCCGATTGGTGTTTGCGCGCGCGATCTGCGTGATTGTCTTATGGTTCAGCTTTCACAATTCTCACCAGAACTGCCTTTTCTTAAAGAGGCATGCCTGATAGTCAGCGAACATCTGGATTTGCTGGCAAATCACGATTTCCGCACCCTGATGCGTGTTACCCGGCTCAAAGAAGATGTACTTAAAAACGCCATGCAGCTGATTCAGTCACTGGATCCACGTCCCGGACAGTCAATTAACACCAGCGAGCCTGAATATGTGATTCCCGATGTACTGGTGCGAAAAATCGCTACGCGCTGGGCAGTTGAACTGAACAACGACAGTGTTCCACGAATAAAAATTAATCAACATTATGCATCTCTGGGCGGTCCGGGCCGTAACGATAACGACAGCCAGTTCATTCGCAGCAATTTGCAGGAAGCAAAATGGCTTATTAAAAGCCTGGAAAGTCGAAATGACACGCTGTTGAAAGTTACCCGCTGCATTGTCGATCAGCAGCAGGCCTTCTTTGAACAGGGAGAAGAATTTATGCGGCCAATGGTACTTGCTGATATTGCTGAAGCAGTCGATATGCATGAATCCACCATCTCCCGTGTGACTACGCAGAAATATCTGCACAGCCCGCGGGGGATTTTTGAACTGAAATATTTTTTCTCCAGCCATGTGAATACGGAAGGCGGAGGCGAAGCATCCTCAACAGCTATCCGTGCACTGGTGAGAAAGTTAATCTCGGCGGAAAATCCCGCTAAACCACTAAGTGATAGTAAGCTCACCACTCTCCTCTCCGAACAGGGAATTATGGTGGCACGGCGCACTGTCGCGAAGTATCGAGAATCTTTATCCATCCCGCCATCAAACCAACGTAAACAGCTGGTCTGA
- the lptB gene encoding LPS export ABC transporter ATP-binding protein has protein sequence MATLIAENLAKAYKGRRVVEDVSLQVKSGEIVGLLGPNGAGKTTTFYMVVGIVHRDAGRIIIDDEDISILPLHARARRGIGYLPQEASIFRRLSVFDNLMAVLQIRDDLTPEQREDRANELMEEFHINHLRNSLGQALSGGERRRVEIARALAANPKFILLDEPFAGVDPISVIDIKKIIEHLRNSGLGVLITDHNVRETLAVCERAYIVSQGHLIAHGSPEQILEDEQVKRVYLGEEFRL, from the coding sequence ATGGCGACTTTAATTGCAGAAAACCTGGCCAAAGCTTACAAAGGTCGACGTGTAGTCGAAGATGTCAGCTTGCAGGTCAAATCCGGGGAAATTGTTGGTCTGCTCGGACCAAACGGCGCGGGTAAAACCACCACTTTTTATATGGTTGTCGGGATTGTACACCGCGATGCCGGTCGCATTATTATTGATGACGAAGATATCAGCATTCTGCCCTTACATGCGCGGGCCCGCAGGGGGATTGGTTATCTGCCACAGGAAGCATCGATATTCCGCCGCCTGAGCGTGTTTGACAATCTCATGGCCGTTTTACAAATTCGCGACGATTTAACACCAGAGCAGCGTGAGGATCGTGCTAATGAGTTGATGGAAGAGTTTCATATCAACCATTTGCGTAACAGCCTGGGACAAGCTTTGTCGGGCGGTGAGCGCCGCCGCGTTGAGATAGCCAGGGCACTGGCTGCTAATCCAAAGTTTATCCTGCTGGATGAGCCTTTTGCTGGCGTCGACCCCATTTCGGTAATTGATATTAAAAAGATCATCGAACACCTGCGTAATAGTGGGCTTGGCGTGTTGATAACTGACCACAATGTGCGTGAAACGCTTGCCGTTTGCGAACGCGCCTATATTGTCAGCCAGGGGCATTTAATTGCCCACGGCTCGCCAGAACAAATTCTGGAAGATGAACAAGTTAAACGCGTCTACCTGGGCGAAGAGTTCAGGCTGTGA
- the lptA gene encoding lipopolysaccharide ABC transporter substrate-binding protein LptA, which translates to MKFKILNILKFLTLGVLFAASMPALALTGDSDKPVNVDSENQALDMQGNVATFTGNVIVTQGSIKITADKVVVTRPGGDSKKTIVDAYGNPATFYQMQDNGKPVKGHALKMHYELATDFVELTGNAYLEQLDSNVKGDRITYLVKEQKMQAYGNTGKRVTTVLVPSQLQDKGTTQSTDPKRE; encoded by the coding sequence ATGAAATTCAAAATACTAAACATCCTTAAGTTTTTGACACTCGGAGTGCTGTTCGCTGCCAGCATGCCCGCTCTCGCGCTGACTGGCGATTCTGATAAGCCAGTGAATGTGGATTCCGAAAACCAGGCACTCGATATGCAAGGTAATGTGGCAACATTTACCGGCAATGTTATCGTGACTCAGGGTTCAATCAAGATCACGGCCGATAAAGTTGTGGTCACTCGCCCCGGCGGCGACAGCAAAAAAACCATCGTTGATGCTTATGGTAATCCTGCTACTTTTTATCAAATGCAGGATAACGGAAAGCCTGTCAAAGGCCACGCACTGAAAATGCACTATGAACTGGCCACAGATTTTGTCGAGCTGACAGGAAACGCTTATCTTGAGCAATTAGATAGCAACGTAAAAGGCGATCGGATCACCTACCTAGTGAAAGAGCAGAAGATGCAAGCTTATGGTAACACCGGTAAACGTGTTACTACTGTCCTGGTTCCATCGCAGTTACAAGACAAAGGCACCACTCAGTCAACCGACCCCAAAAGAGAGTAA